The DNA window CGGTGAGCCAGCGGCATGCAAATAAGAGATCTAAATCGCATTAAACAAACGCTGAGTCTTAAATCTAATGTCTGACTATTTCCATAGAAATAATATAATGAGCAGTTGAAGATGCAGAACACCATTGACTGAAGGCAGCATCACAAGCTTGTTTTCAAGGTCAGAGGAAGTGGTGCTTGCCAAATGGCTGGTGTTACCAGAATGCACAGAGGGAGGTTCACCAGATTCTGCCCAGTGTGATGTTATTCACGGAGGGGGAGTGAATGTGTTTCCTGCTTGAGCAAAGCACTCTACAGTGATGGTGCACCTGGCATCAGCTGTGATCTGTAAACATTAGGGTTTGTGGAGATGCATATCTAAATGACGGTGATGGATCGATAGAAGCTTATCAGAGATCAGTCATTCTGGAGTCATTGCTTTTGTTTCTCCTCACCTTCATTAGCAGATCAACCTGTGCAAACATCAGCAGTCAAACAGTCCCCAAGGAAGCTCTGCggcatgttatttaaaggtgtcATGTCATACACTTTTTAGCAATAATGTTCACCCCTTGAGATCcatttaaataatgtttctGTTTTTTGCTCCAGAACAGTCATATCCTGGACTTATcctaattaaagggttagttcacccaaaaatgaaaattctgtcatcatttactcacactcttGTTCTAAAcctacagtacagtccaaaagtttggaaccactaagatttttaatgtttttaaaagaagtttcgtctgcttaccaaggctacatttatttaattaaaaatacagtaaaaaacagtaatattgtgaaatattattacaatttaaaataactgtgtttaaatatatttgacaaagtaatttattcctgtgatgcaaagctgaattttcagcatcgttactccagtcttcagtgtcacatgatccttcaaaaatcattctaatatgctgatctgctgctcaagaaacatttaatgtgtacaaaattttacaacatatttgtgtacaatattttttttcaggattccttcagttcaaaagaacagcatttatctaaaatacaaagcttttgtaacaatatacactaccgttcaaaagtttggggtcagtaagaatttttatttttatttttttgaaaagaaattaaagaaatgaatacttttattcagcaaggatgcattaaatcaatcaaaagtggcagtaaagaaatttataatgttacaaaagattagatttcagataaacactgttcttttgaacgttctattcatcaaataatcctgaaaaaaaatattgtacacaaatattttgtacaattgtacaataaatgtttcttgagcagcaaatcagcatattagaatgatttctgaaggatcatgtgacactgaagactggagtaatgatgctgaaaattcagctttgccatcacaggaataaactactttgtgaaatatattcaaatagaaaacagttattttaaattgtaataatatttcacaatattactgtttttactgtatttttaattaaataaatgtagccttggtgagcagacgaaacttcttttaaaaacattaaaaatcttagtggttccaaacttttggactgtactgtatatgcatttttcttctgtgaaaccgaaaagaagatattttgaagaatgttggtaaccaaacagttttggtgaccattgacttctactgtatggacaaaaaaaaaaaaaaaaaaaaaacatttcaaaatatgtatatttaaattgccttaaagaaaaaaagttatacaggttttgaacaacatgagggtgagtatataacacaatatttatttttgggtgaactttttgggactttttaaagggttagttcacccaaaactgtaAATTCTTCTCtttcctgtcagtctcctacgctgttgacgcagtaaacacagtgcagcgcttccgtgttctacatcagaatgccGATTCATTATTAgctggctcctgcatcagcatcacacacatgcgtcatgctgctcacatgaacagcgtcggccaatactgagccagcgttTGGACGTAAACATGAAAGCCTGcactgtgcttactgcgtcAACTTTCTAAGGATAATGACAAAAGAGATTTTTGAagaaagttgttattttgttttgtttttgcgcacaaaaagtattctcgtcgcttcataggttgaaccactgtggtcacataactgtctttagtacctttctgggccttgaaagtggttggTAATTAAATTGTTGCCAGTGGAGGAGTCAGACAGCTCtcggtttaaaaaaaaaaatcttaatttgtgttctgaagataaacaaaggtcttacgggtttggaacaacatgatgaataattaatgacagaattttcatttttgggtgaactaaccctttaatgtaaacACCCTCTTTATATAAGAAACAGCCTAATACTCACAAGTGGGTTTGCTGGCTGGTACAATATAGATGCCAAATGTTCATGAAAGACATGTCGCTCAAACTATAAAGGTCAGACTGCAATGATCAAAAACTTTGTTAAAATAAACTTCAGCCACTCATTTCTAATATTGGGATATTAGAATCTCTGAATGCTATGCAGAGCCAGGAACAGCACAGGGTTGGGTGGACATTGCTAAATTTTACCCTGGTGTTTAGAAATAATAATATGACTGAGCAGATCAAGTTTCTGAACAATGAATAGGGGTTTACTCAGAAATCTGGGCAGTCATGTGTTAAAGTATTTGGGTTTCCGATCTCAGAGTCATAAATCCAATTACTTTGTAACAAGCAGCTTAATTTCAATTGAGGGTCTTTTATAGAAGCCTGTTTTTGCTTCAGAGTAAAAAACTAAACCGGTATTTTTGAGATTAATGTTCAAATAGGAAATATAGCCACATTGTGATACAAAGTCGCAACTGTGAGAATTAATCACAATTGTAAGATATTACATCACagttatgttaaaaaaaaatctaaaaaggaATGAATATATTACAGTAGATTAAATTCTTTAATGAGACACGATTAGGCTGTTGCAAATTGTTAAAGGATATTGTTTGACCAATTAATTTGAGATTTGATTTTTTGAGAGGTCTTATGAACAATTAGACCAAACCATATCATATTTGCTGTGTCTAATACATACAGATATGGATCTTTGTTTCAGACTGTATTTCACGCTAAAGAAGAAAGCTGATTTGCTGTCTGTTACTGTGAGCCCCTGTGCAGTGCACATCGAATGGAGCTTGGCTGTTCGGACCTTGAAGGATAAACCACCTAAAAAAGCACACTGTGagtttgtgcgtgtgtgtgtatgtatgcttATTCATGGACTTGCGTCTGCTTGAAGGTATATTTGTGCATGCATGCAAACACGTACTTGTGTGTTTGGGGAGTACTGGCATAGACCTAACCAGGGCTAACAGACTACTCAGGGATTTTGTATCCAAAGGGCGGACGGGTTACATCTCTTCAGAGGATTTAATGAAGAAGCGAAGCAGTCGCTTGAGGCTCACTGATTTAATTAGCAGGTGTAAAACTGCTGTTGTGTTGCTTTAGGGCCTCTGTGGACAGAAGATTCTCCTCTTATCCATCTCCAAATCTCCAGGCTGTTTCCCTGATAGAGAGAAAGCAttttcaaacagaaacaaatagACACAACATATGCAAGCACAGTCTGGATGGATAAACATTAACGTCTGGTTCTAATTTTAATGATACTTTAGAATAattactttacaataagattctGTTAACATTGGATAATGAAGTAGGTATTATGAACGTATAATGTACAGCAATAAACTATTAACACGGTagcattaattaatttaaattaactgAAAAATTAGATATAAAATTAGGTCTAACGTTGTTTTGAACTCAACTTACATTCATTGTATGGATGAAAACAGTGGGAAATGATTTTCAAAAAACTTCTTTTATGAttcacagaagaaaaagaatagtGATACAGGTTTAGAAGAGTAAATGAccacagaatttacattttcaagtttaacttctttaattataaatatactgtTCTTCACTGTTAATTCATATTTGTGCATGCTAGATGTTAATTTATAAcactttaaatgtaaaaaatatatttctatgtgtaaaattaacattatccaagattaataaatacctAATGCATTGACTGTTAACGAATTAAACCCTAGCGTAAAGTgttaaataaagtgtaaaataatttaataaatgatttttattttattattcattcataATGCTAGAcagataaatacatttttaaactattttgttgcaaaatgcattttacagtTATCTTAATTCATATTTGGAAGACACCTCTGCATCATGTGTTTTAACAGAATAATCCTGAtgatttttgttttatggtgaAAATGGAGTGCATTTCTGCACTCTGCTTTCGTAATCATGCGCATATACTAAAATGAAGGGGTAGTCTGGCAGGCAAAGCAGCATTATAAAGTCATAAAGTGACATATAAATCATTTAGACTGTGAACTCAGGGGTCCCCATCTACACCTTTAAATTATTCACTTTGATTACCAAATGTTCCCTCTAAAAGTGTGCCGACAAAAGTAATGATGGTTTGCATGAAAAACAGGCTTATGCGTCTATGCAGCCCATGTTTTTTAGCTCTCTTTTGATTAGAGCTTTTGAATATGCTTGATCTTGATCTGAAATGCTTCATTTCTGCAGGGAGCTCAAAGAAGAGCATGCCCGAGGTTTGGTGGAGAGGTTCTGGAAGAGAGGTTAGGATTTACACCTACACCGGCAATGCTATAGACACCTACACCGGACCTGCCTACGCTCCGGCGTCCATCTACATCCTGCGGCTGAAATCAAACGAGCAGAACACGCAGGTGTCGGCATACCTCCACGAAGGTCCTGGTCCCTCGGGGGCTTTCCCGGAGCTGCCATCGGACCCCAGAGTACACACACTGGGGGTGGGCATGACCAGTGTCACCTTAAACTGGGCTCCAAGTTCATCCATAGTTGTTAAAGATGGTCACCAGCCACATCATGAATATTGCGTGTTAGTCAACCACAAACACAACTACCGAAGTCTTTGTGCGGCTCGTGAGGGAATCCGAAAGGAGATACAGAGTGTGCAGAAGAGACAGAGGAGGGACAAACAAAGCAAGGAGATTGTGTGGGCAACACCTAAAGACTGGTGGTGGCGGCACCCAGATACCTTCAAGGATCGGGAATCATCTACAACTGATAAGTTTGAGGACCCTGGATGTGTGTGCAGGGATGTCGAAAGCGTGTGCACGGTTTCGGACCTGCTTCCGGATACACAGTACTATTTTGACGTGTTCGTAGTGGACAGGGTTAACGGCACAAGTGCGGCATACACAGGCACTTTCGCCCGCACACACGAGGAGGCTCGTCCAGCTGTCACGTCCTTACGGGAAGGCCAGGTCAAATGGGTCACCCTGAACGGGGATGCAAGCAATCTACAGGGAGATCAGTTCCGATTTAAGCCACGTGGGTGGCAGCAAAATGGCCTCCTTACCTTGCACACCTGTAACGGCACTAGTAAAGTCAAGGTCACCGTCTCCACTAAAGGACAGACTTTGACGTCTCAGGAGGTGGGACACCAGCTGGCCCAGATTTGGTTGCATGGTGGACCGTCATACCTCATCCAGCTCCAGGCCTTGGCCTCATCGTCAATCCCTAAAGGCAATTCTGGGAAGTCCAAATTCTGTCTCAAAATGCAGGCATCGTCGGCGTACCACCGCCGAGCTGTGCCGGTGTTTCCCTCCACACTGCAGATCAAGTCTTTCAACAAGTTGCGGACCTGCAACTCAGTCACTCTTGCCTGGATGGGGACCGAAGAACGGAGTCTATATTGTGTGTATCGGAGGCAGATCCCGCTcgacggcaaacacatcttgACGGATCGCTGCATCGACCCGGAGTCCCGTCCAGCCAATGAGAGAGTCCTCTGTAAGTATTTCCAAGAGTTAAACCCACGTCGGGCGGTCACAACAGCGGTGATTGGTGAACTGGAATCAGGGGTGCTATATGTGTTTGACGTTTATCTTATGAGACGCTGGGGGCTTCCAATTAAGTACCACAGCAAGACCGTGAGAACCAGGAGTGAATGTTGAGTGGGCATCTCAGAATCTTGCTCTCGGTGGAGAAGGACTCAATGGAGAGACAATACGCCACAGGGAAGCCAATGTAAGGCCAGAGAGGGAACTGTTGGGGGCCTAGATCTGGTACGGTGGAGGTCGAATGTGACCATTgaaagacataaacacacattaatatgccaacacagacacacaaatacAAAGAGAGGTGAGACCAAGCTCACACCAGCAAAAACTAATTTACTTTACGATGTTACCGTATTaatgtttgtgttgttgttttgcgTGATGCCGTCTCTGTTGTTAATTATACAGTATTGAGTGTCTGAATAACAGAAACTTTCTCGTCTCTTACACAAAAGAGGACCGTGCCAAAATATGCAAGAGAAACAGCCGGAGGGCTTTGAGCTCCAGTGCTAACCAGAGCTGTATCAGATCTCTCAATCTGCCACCAGTATCAGAGAAAGACACCAAGTGAGGGAGCGGCGAGAGAGAGCGAAAGGAGCTGTGTGAAGTCAGTGTGTTGATTATGCTCTGCTAAAGCATGCAGCAGGGAAAACGAGTTAGCAGTTCGCTTCAATGTCTGTGATGTGATTGTTGTGCTGCGCTTGTGCGCACTAATAAAGACACAGTTATCAACCAGACATGAAAATGATCTGTAGATGCGTCACACTTTGACATTCTTCAAGGGCAATGGCTGTTCATATTCCTGAACATAAAATGGACTGAATTAAGGTTATACATGTGAAAGCAATTCAATGAGACGTTAGTTGCTAAAAGGAGTTCATCACTGTGACAATATAAAAGTATGACAAtcaataatatttattacacAAATAATCAACAGACATTGTGAGctcttattaaatatttaacaaatttacAAAGAACTTTGGATGCTGCAGTGCCACAgatatcaaaagtgctccagtGGCTCCCTCTGTTGTCCAAATGAAGAAAATCACTGGACAGCTACTGGATGATTAGTTCATTGGTAGATTAGTTCAGTGGCCATTTCTACTGGTAAGATCGTTGTGCCAGTAGTTGGCAACAAATCTTAAAGGGCTAGTTTACCCAAAATATATAAGGGTGAGTACACTttggggtgaactgtccctttatgTGGACTGAAACAAgtcttattattaattaataaaatgtgtgCATACAAATCTACCAGAAAGCTTCAGAAAGAGCCTGCGTTAATATTAGTGACAAttcattaaaggggacctataatgcctcttttacaagatgtaatgtaagtccccagaatgtgaaatttcacctcaaaataccccacagattatttattatagcttgtcaaatttgcccttatttgggtatgagcaaaaacacgcagtttttgtgtgtctctttaaatgtaaatgagctgctgctcctggccccctttccagaagagggcggagctttaaggTTGTGTGTCAACCAAagtgtttttagccagctgaaaacgctaggcaCTCTGCTGAAAATGCCTGTCAGCGCTTGAGAGCGGCGTTTTTTTCCAGTTGAGACGCTTGTCGTGGTTGgtcggtgttgtatttgtcctgcccctcctccactctaaTTGGacagctggctaaaaagtgacagtgatgagcgcagcgttttactcaaagttgaacatttttGAAGGCATGGAAACAACAGTCTATTACAACAAGTCTTCCTGATCTCTTAAGCAGCCCAACATTGCCTCACCCCCTTTTGTTATGTAAAATTTAGGGTTAGtaatgtcactaacccaggaagaagcttgttgtagtccctaccagctgtttgttgtagtccttaaacagcaaattctttaaaagaaaatatctcccacagtaactaaagttaaaaaagtgaaatcataatcaaccatcTCTATAACATTTTTACCTCCATCAACTAGACATTATCAAGCtataatgaaaaaagaaaaataatttccCTAATAAAAGTTGAGGTTTAATGTCTTTGTCATTTTGACAGCATATTAAATGTCATCAGtcattttgaattttaataaTTCTTCCTTGACTTTTCTGTCCTTGATGTGAATGAGGAACTATAATGGGGAGACAACAAAATTTActgttaattaataaaattcagcaaaaatataaaaccaaacattaataaaattaataataaagggatttttttaattgtatttaatttattttttttaattaaggcAATGGTTTTATTGTTCACTtgtttatgatgatgatgatgatgagttTAAGGTctaaaacaaacatacaaaatcACTGCAAGATAAAACACTGAATTGAAATTTGGACTCAAAACCGTACAGTTACTAAGATAGAGACACATGAATATATAGTACTGTTAcagtatcaaagaaaaaaaagaaaaacaccaTATTATTCAAAGAATTacctttattttttcatttgccATTCTCATTTATGTTACAGAGGTAAACATTTAGGGGGAATCTTAGATACAGCTGTGCTACACCTGCCAAGAGCTGTCACctccacacgcacacacacacacacacacacacaataacacACGCTCTCATCCAGCACTGTCATCTCCACCAGATTCAAAGCAGATAAGCCATTATTTCCACATAGAAAATACATCCACTTGCACAAGATCTGCATCTGTATTTAAAAGACCAGCATGGTCTGTTGATTCAGGTGACATGGCCCTTGAAATCTGCCCACTCAAATCAGCAGCAATGAAACTCGGACAGCAGAATGTCTACTGGAACTCTAGAAATCTCTGTTGAATAACAAAGAAACTCTAGAAGTCAAATATGGCTACAACTTCTGCAATTCTAGATTGTCCTTGCCGAGCTGAGTGAAGAATAGTTGGATTTGTCTTAGAGGCGGAGGCGTTAGGCTGGGGTATGAAAAGATGTCTTCTTGTGACATCCCTTCATTATGGCTGTAGAGGAATCCATCTTTCTGATCATTAAACATTATAATGGCCTGTACACTCATAATACATGCTTTGAGCTTGGTTACTCTCCAgatagaaaaaaaagtcaattaaaAGCAATACTCACTCACTGAGATCAACACGTTAATCAAATCGGAGAAATGCAAATGTTCAGTCGGTACGATTTCAATAAATGCTGTTACAGTGAAGCTgccacataaacattacaaaccTGTAAGAGCCACATTCAATATCTGCCAGTAAAATGGTACGTCAAAATGTGCTTTACCAGTCAGTGTTAAATATTTAAGGATTTCCTGGCACCAAAGGAACCAAATGGCCATttaaaaaactgaattaaaGACTTTCCCTATAATATTCCTGTGAAATCCTATAATAATCCTGTGAAATGcagacaaatttttttttttttttttcctcagatttTTACAGTACGCTTGTTTGAACAAACCCTGAAACCTCTGCAGTCTTTGTGTgcgtaaaaaaaataatacacacTGCCCTGTCCATCGCTTTCCAAGCTCTGAATGGCTCACAGGACTGAAAGTGCGGTCACATTTACCGTttctctgtgcatttttttgCGGGCAAATTCCATTCATTGCAATAGGAATCCGTGCAATTGGGAGTTTCGCGTATGGGTGGGAAATTTCCCCATGCAGATTTAGCTCGTTCAAGTTCACCATGCAGACCAGCAGAAAACTGCTTTTTTGAAAGCAAGTGACTTGCAagtgtgagctgtgcttcatacgTCGCTACAGGATTTACAATGGAAAATTGATCTTTTTTCGCCCGCAAAATTTCACCTAAATTCCGCGAATATGAACCCACCTTAAGGCTCATTttctcaataacaaaatgttttaataagaAACTTGAAACTTTGAATCCTCTTTTCACCCGTCATTATGTAGGCTGTACAATTGTACTGTCCCGCACTCGTATTGCAGATATACTTCCAGAATTTCAGTGTATCTCTGAAAAACAGGGTCATGGAGGTTCTACACTGAAGCTCTGCTGGGAATAAGACCTTGGAGTCAGTCTGAATGCTATTGAACATTCCATGACCATGGAATCATGATAAAAAAGGCTTCTAACCTTGGAATCTTCATAAGAATTCTTACACACCTATTGTCCATGATTGTGGATAAAGTTGTTGGAATTGCATCACGATAACCATCCGTCTAGGATATAGACAGTATAATATTCCATAGCAGGTTCCACAAtctaatagttttaaacaatccGGTGCGGGCAACATTCAAGCAATTTAAACACCCTGATTGTATGAACCTGCATAGAAACTCCATGTAGGCCTCATAGAGACGTCTTTAGGGAAAACCAAAAGTTGTTACTCCATACAGTACAGCATGTACAGTACATCTACAGATGTAATGGATAGACAGTTTCCTGTATTTGGCAGCCATATGAAGCTGAATAGTCCAATATACAAAAATAGGATTTTAGAAAATTTCAAACAACAACATGAATAacaatactattaataataacaacagcGGGCATAAATAAAGTCCACGCCAAAACGACGTGTCATACAAAAGTCCAGCAGACGTATAAAGCGTCTGTCAGTACTGAAGAAAAGTTGCGTCAGTGCTGAGGTGAGTTTGGTTCAAGAAGGTGAGggagattgtgtgtgtgtgtacatgtattTTGTGTTAAAGCCCTGGTCTGCTACTGCGTGCCGTCGTACCGCCTTTGTTGTGGGAACGTGCTGGAACAGACACAGTGATAGAGAGAGacacagtgtgaacactacgTTTAAATTCTTAGTGGTTGCTTTCTTATCAAAATGACTTGCATTTTATGCTAAAAATTAATAGCATAAAAACAGTATGAAGATCATCCAATCATGTCGGTATCTATTACATATCCAAGATGAGTGAGTAAATACAAACTCAGGGTATTTATATGAGGTTTAAGTTACATCTAAAGGAAAAGTTTAGACTTTTAGCACTCAGGCGCTTGAATTTGAACATGGTACTTGATTAATCActgatattaaataataaattgataataaatcagaaTATTAAATTACTTCCTTTCCACATTTCACTCTTTCATCATTATTcttaaagtaaaaaatgatgtaatattcataaatataaaGTACTAAGAAAGTGCAAATTTGAGGAGTCCAAGCATCTACATATTATTACTGTTCTTGCATTATATCCTATTATATTTACCTTTTCCACATTTTTATGCAATTAATACAGCTCATTTCAGCCTTTGGTGTgctaattttgtttataaatattcagaattaaaaatcTAACTGACAGCAAAGACAATTAATATTAGCTTGCTGAATTATGATTAAcctgctgttcaaaagtttgaggtcagtatgaggtctttttttttatgttccacGCTTTCCACCAAATATTAGGtaatttttcaaaattgataattAGAAGCATTTCTTGAGTACCAAATCACCAAAAAAATTGAtgataattagaaatgtttcttgagcaccaaatcagatattagaatgatttctgaaggatcatgtgacactaaagactggagtaatgatgctgaaaatttagctttgacatcacaggaataaattatatttaaaaatatattaaaatataaaattgaaattgttataatatttcaccaCATTACtaaatttactgtttttttgatcaaataaatgcagccttgatgagcataagagacttctttcaaaaacatgaaatgtcttaaagaccccaaacttttaaactgtaGTGTACTTGTATATTAAACTGATTgatcttttctttctttatatctttttaactatttattGCCTCATTTAATGTACACTGCAAACAAATTTCATttacaaagaacaaaaaactACAACCTAAGTTTATCAGAAACTTTTGCTGCCTTAGAAAGTACTGGCGTTTCCTTCAGGAAATGCAAATCTAGTTTATTCTGACAAAAATACTATTATGGTTTTACTTtatgttaattatttttttaactttattttctaATGCAAAAAAGCTCATTAAAACACTTACCTGGGGGCTGAGCTTTTGCATCTGACTCCTCCTCATGCTCAATGGGGAAGTGGCCAAGGGGATGATGGGAAAATGAGTCTATGAAGGAGGAACTGCTGATGCCCAAACTGATTCCAGTCACACCAATTCCCA is part of the Chanodichthys erythropterus isolate Z2021 chromosome 18, ASM2448905v1, whole genome shotgun sequence genome and encodes:
- the ndnfl gene encoding protein NDNF, with the translated sequence MALSWCLCLAIALFFCPGTINALAPENEVTLHPTTWLSENRVTPVHLPKGRARRLYFTLKKKADLLSVTVSPCAVHIEWSLAVRTLKDKPPKKAHWSSKKSMPEVWWRGSGREVRIYTYTGNAIDTYTGPAYAPASIYILRLKSNEQNTQVSAYLHEGPGPSGAFPELPSDPRVHTLGVGMTSVTLNWAPSSSIVVKDGHQPHHEYCVLVNHKHNYRSLCAAREGIRKEIQSVQKRQRRDKQSKEIVWATPKDWWWRHPDTFKDRESSTTDKFEDPGCVCRDVESVCTVSDLLPDTQYYFDVFVVDRVNGTSAAYTGTFARTHEEARPAVTSLREGQVKWVTLNGDASNLQGDQFRFKPRGWQQNGLLTLHTCNGTSKVKVTVSTKGQTLTSQEVGHQLAQIWLHGGPSYLIQLQALASSSIPKGNSGKSKFCLKMQASSAYHRRAVPVFPSTLQIKSFNKLRTCNSVTLAWMGTEERSLYCVYRRQIPLDGKHILTDRCIDPESRPANERVLCKYFQELNPRRAVTTAVIGELESGVLYVFDVYLMRRWGLPIKYHSKTVRTRSEC